One Mugil cephalus isolate CIBA_MC_2020 chromosome 8, CIBA_Mcephalus_1.1, whole genome shotgun sequence genomic window carries:
- the ccdc92 gene encoding coiled-coil domain-containing protein 92, with protein MASANVTLENQLQSAQKNLLFLQQDHANTLKGLHAEIRRLQQQCTDLTYELTVRSSDPSDSGEIRCRELQRRCEELEAQLKKKEEENTELLRDLEQKNAMISVLENTIKEREKKYLEELKMKSHKLAVLSGELEQRASTIAYLTSQLHATKKKLLAGSSSEASPNVSPVSSYKPSPPPAKDRQPETPRRRMKKSLSQPLHPELTEVYRLGADGRRLVLRETVDAMPDPTPFLQAGRDSPEPQVVRERPAVIPPIASERSPVHALGATASPRHSPARDRQYRAHVGVAHRIPHGTPPLDPPQAELETLAVDQVNDEKVVRKRSGTDRTV; from the exons ATGGCGTCAGCAAACGTTACACTGGAAAATCAGCTGCAGAGTGCACAGAAGAAcctgctcttcctccagcaGGACCATGCCAACACACTGAAGGGGCTGCACGCAGAGATACGCAGATTGCAGCAGCAATGCACAG ACCTGACATATGAGCTGACTGTGAGAAGCTCTGATCCCTCAG ACAGCGGCGAGATCCGATGCAGGGAACTGCAAAGGAGATGTGAAGAGCTGGAAGCCcagctgaagaagaaggaggaagagaacacGGAGCTTCTCAGGGACCTGGAGCAAAAGAACGCCATGATTTCCGTCCTAGAAAACACCAtcaaagagagggagaagaagtaCCTGGAGGAGCTCAAGATGAAGAGCCACAAGCTGGCTGTTTTGTCAGGGGAGCTGGAGCAGAGAGCGAGCACCATTGCTTACCTCACATCGCAACTTCACGCCACGAAGAAAAAGCTGCTGGCTGGGAGTTCCTCGGAGGCCAGCCCTAACGTCAGTCCGGTCTCCTCGTACAAGCCCTCACCTCCGCCCGCCAAAGACAGGCAGCCTGAAACCCCGCGCCGCCGCATGAAGAAGAGCCTCTCCCAGCCTCTCCACCCGGAGCTGACGGAGGTGTACCGCCTCGGTGCGGACGGCAGGCGGCTGGTCCTGAGGGAGACGGTCGACGCCATGCCCGACCCCACGCCCTTCCTGCAGGCAGGCAGAGATTCCCCCGAGCCTCAGGTGGTGCGTGAACGGCCTGCAGTAATCCCTCCCATCGCCTCCGAGCGCTCCCCCGTCCACGCTCTGGGTGCCACGGCCAGCCCCCGTCACAGCCCCGCTCGGGACCGTCAGTACAGGGCTCACGTGGGCGTGGCGCACCGCATCCCGCACGGCACCCCTCCCCTAGACCCGCCGCAAGCGGAGCTGGAGACGCTGGCCGTGGACCAGGTCAACGACGAGAAGGTCGTGCGGAAGCGCTCAGGAACTGACAGAACAGTTTAA